TTGAAGAAAATTCACAATCGTTGAGAACAGATTCTCCAACTTGTGGCAAACAAAGTCTTCGACTTGCTATGGCTATCATAGTTAGCAATGATTGGCAGATCAATTCACTTGATATCACTGCAGCTTTTCTTCAGGGAGATGCTATTGAAAGAGAACTGTTTCTACAACCACCAAAAGACACATTGTCATTGGGAACAGTGTGGAAACTAAAGAGATGTTTGTATGGGTTAAACGATGCATCTAGAGCATGGTACAAACGGGTGAGAAGTGAAATGTTGAAACTTGGTGGTGAAATGTGTACCTACGACCCTGCTGTGTTTTACTGGTATAGAGTCAAGCAAATCACTGGAATTCTTGTTTGCCATGTTGATGACTTTGTGTATGGTGGTAGTCCAGCTTTCCACAAAGAAGTTATTGCTAAACTTTTCGAAACGTTCAAAATCAGTACGCAATCAAGCTCAACCTTCAAGTATCTAGGATTAGATGTGGATCAATGTAAAagcaaaattaagattaatcaaGTGAGCTATATAGAGTCTTTGATAACTGTTAATATTGAAAATGATGTTAACAATGAACGAAAATTGACTAGCAAGGAAAAGACCATGCTGAGATTGTTGAGTGGGCAAATTGCTTGGGTGGCCGGACAAACCCGCCCTGATGTGGCTTATGATAGTTGCCAAACGTCTAATTATGGCAAGGAACCTACagttcaaaatttgaaagatgCCAACAAGATTATTCGAAAAATTAAGAGCAAGCATGTTGCAATAACCATTGCCAAAAttgcaaatatgaaaaattgtgaaattatttGCTACACAGATGCAACTCATGCCAGTTTGAAGTGTGGATCATCACAAGGTGCATTCATCATATTTGTGAAACACCTGAGCGAAGTTATACCAATCTGCTGGCAATCAAAAAAACTACAAAGGGTAACCAAAAGCCCAATTGCTTCGGAAACACTTGCTCTGAGTGAAGGAGCTGATGCTAGTTTTTATTTGGCCAAAGTCATACAGCAAATCTGCAAGTTGACGAAGGTTCCAAAGATCACTTGTATTATCGACAACAAGTCATTATTTGAAACCTTGAAAACGACAAATGTCACAAAGGATTTGAGATTGCGAGTTGATATAGCCAGATTGAGGCAGATGGTGGAACAAGATGAGATTACTGTCAAGTGGGTTGAAGGAAAACACCAATTAGCCGACTGCTTGACAAAACATGGAGCGTCTCCAAACAAGTTGCTTGAGGTTTTGGAGACATCCAAAATATCTCTACAATAATTGATTGTAGTGATtaccgttgtgttttttttttgatgattttaatttgtttgtcatGTTGACtatgacaaacagttgcagcatgcaatttgatattctacttgtgttggctttaaaattgtgttactGGTGGCAATGTTGATATTGCGATttgtgttaattctgttgttttctttcagtaaccaatacaatagtattagagactggtgaagccttcaagttacctcatcaaggtaagaatcatttaacaaaattaaggcaaaaaaataacttaaaataaaaaattatataccaaATCTGTAATAATTATTCAAAAGTTTCTGTATTCAAGTATAAGTTACTTAAGTTGTAAAATTGAAGAATGCTCACTGACCAGTATATTTTATCCTGCCACCATGGAGGTTTGCCACCATCCCAGTCTTTTTTCCAATCCTCTACAGTCCATTCTTGTGCAAAATATTCATCCTctttagtcattttttaaactaaaaatataGTATAAGTACTATTAAAAATAGTCTGAATGCACAGAACTCTTTAATAAAGTAGTCCTTCTAGTCTGTATACCAATCTTATATATTGTACATTATATTTCAGgtaattttttcttcaaaattacaTACCCACCAAATATCGTTTCAGACTAATTTAATGGTCCAAAAAATCCACCTGACTAGATCAGCAAACAATTATAAAGAtatattttgatgacatcatcaatgaCAACTTTATGCAATCAacatacaaaataaatttaagttaAGCTTTAAACACtgatcaaaaacataaataatcatGTTCTTTTTAGAAATGGTTAGAAGATACTGGGATTTAATAGTTTTTTAAAGTCATCAACTTATTGGCTTTGAAGCAGGTTGACCGAGTTTTTGAagattattttcattttggTCCAAGGTGTTACCCTTACAGATGTTGTCACAGTGTTTCTAATGCAGTTGTCTTTTCCTTTGgcaatttatatttgttttgtgaATGTATGCTCCAATACAACATGCAAactatattttaatttcaagtttAAAAGAAGGTTGGTTCACGCCTTAACACATTGCAGACTAACAGCTGATTTATAGCTTAATCACACTTGAAGGTTCCCTCAAACAAGTTTGAGAAAAAATCACAGTGATTCTTGCagttataataaagaaaaattggATGTGATTTATCTTGTTAGTCACAATCTGCAGGTTCCTCTTCATCAAAATAACTATCTTCGAAATCTTGGTCCCTGATATTGTCATAATTTTCGTTATTATCAATTTCTGAGTAATCAAAGTCATCTTTTCCATCAAGAAATCTGTTCTGCATTAGTTCAGAAAATTCTCTATGAAgtctttctttttcttcgttTGTAATTGGTACTTTATCATCCAAatctataaacaaaatatttgatacATTAGACCCAACAATTTTGGTAAATAAAATTTAGGCAAcaaatatatttgaaggctttaACAAAACCTGCCTAAATTGCTGCATATTGATTTCAACTTTGCCAACATTACGAATACCATATATATACAACAGATTGCAATCAATTTTAATATTCcttagtaaaaaataatttgagttTGTATGTATAGCTACTGTTATTCCCTGTTCTTTTCATGTGCATGCAATATGTTATTGGATATGCTCTAAAAGAATCGCAGCATGCTGAAAAATGTTGTAGCAACACTGCAAAaataaactgaatttttttttgttgcacatttCTGCAACATAATTATGTTGTAAAAAGCTATCATTTGAACTTTTTATTTACAACATTATTGTTTTGGATCAATCATAGTAATTccaaaagtaattgtcacatCATCTCACACATGAAAAGTTTACAAGAACAAGATGATAGAAAAACTTCTTCAATGGGGATTTGATATttagttatatatataaataaaataaattgtcaGATGGGAAAGTTACAAGGAAATTGTGCTGCTATGAAAATCTGAAGTCCATTGCACAAAACTAACCTCAAAGGTTATTGGTTTAAGTCAAACTATGTATACTTGCATTAACGTAAATATTGTAGCACATTGATGGTTACATGAAAGCAATAAAGTAACCTTATCCACAGTTTTTCagtgttaataaattaaaataggcATTAAACTTTCCTAAATTAAGagttgcccccccccccccttccttCACAAGTTACCTACCAACAAaagtatttatatatatatacagctaagaaaaatataaacgaGCAAAAAGATGAGCATACatttttcaaattctttatCCTTTTCTGTTTTACTACTACTATTattatcatcttcatcatcttcttcttcctccTTATTTTGTGCCTCAACTTCTAGCTCGCATCGAAAGTTATTGATATCACGATCTATTGTTCCAAACAAAAATTGAGAAAAGGTTTTTGTCTGCAAGGATTCATCCTTTTCTTTCATTCTTTCTTCATCTGTTTTGTGTTGATCTATGTACTGACGGTAAAGAAGAGGATCTCTACTCTCAAGCTCATTGTCTGCAAAGTAATCAGTATTTTTTAGAACATTTTGAAGATAATTATAGCGTCGATTTCTAATAATGCGATCCCTAGTTACAGGATTGAGAGATGCTTTAACTTTTTCAGTGTAAAAATTTAACTCGTAATTGTTGGGATcattaaaacaaattaaatcttCTGCTAACAAGAGGTGGCCAAACTTATAAATAaagattgttttatttttataatacaagtcctttaaaatttgaacttttTCGTCCACTGTTAGGTCTCTTTCTCCCAGTTGTTGGCTTTTTACCACTACATCAGTATTAGCTATGCGCAAAAACATGgaattttcttgaaaatgctGTTGTGTTTGTCGTTTTTCTACTTTGTCCTGTTGTTCAGGTATTTTATTTGCACATGCTACAGATTCCGCCATGCTTTGCCTACCATTTTATATTGATTTAACAGAACAGTGTTCGGTAATTTTACTTTTCCAAGAGAATTGAGAAATTACCAAGAAACGGCATAATTTGGTAATTGGTTGCGCTACTATGGTAGctatacaattttatttttcttatagaaaatctaattttcttatttttcttatttttctataGTATCCGTTATGAATATAAAATATTGGTGTTTATTAAATGCCAATGTTGTAATTTACGATATTATTAAAAGCGCTGGTTAACATTAATTTCGGCTGGGGAAAATGTTtgatcttttttaattaatgttGTCAAAATTTTGTGACTGATACTTTAGAAGGATTAAACTTTGTGAATTTTGCTCACATGTGCAAATTTTTAGTGCTGCACAAAATCGTACATTCGAGTTAATTCTagcaaaaagtatttaaaaaatgccAATGTCTATTCCTCTTTAGAAAATGTTGaaggaaataaaatttatttttcttaactttattGTACTAAATTTTCGCGGAGAATCTGAATAGTAGCCGCTCGCCAAAATTTGTCctcgcgaaatttttaaataattgtcTAATCTAAATCTCAACGCTCTCTTACTTACTTTGTCACCTCTCGTTTTCCCATTAAAAAGGGTACAAATTTTAAGATATAATCTAttctatctttttaataaacttcGTAATCGATTACAAAAAAAGTATCTACTTTtgtaaattcattttttggAGATCTTTCCACAATAGATTTGGCTGTTTCTCACAAAAATTAACCTAGCTAGAGCTAATTTTGCCAGTTTCTAAAAATAGTCAACACGAAATTAAGTCCTTGCGAAATATTAGAAAATGGCTTATCCGCGAAAATAGGCGGATAAGCTTAACCGCGAAAATTTATTACCAAGTATCAAAtgactttattttttcttctgataTATAACAGAATCTTTAATCTATGATATTTAGTTTTACATTAACTAAATTTACACTTTCAACTAATCTGGATATTAAGGTAAAATTATTGCAGTTAACAACCTTGCAGTTCTAGACTTCACGCGAAATATAACGTAGACGTGTCATccccaaaaagttaaaaatacacACTAAATACGTGATTATCTTGTCGCGAAAATTTGTTCACTCTATTTAAGGTAATACGTAATTTCGTGCCCGAAGGGAAGTTaacccaaaaaaatattttatgatatTTCGTAGAACAAAAGGCAACAGctgcaaaaatttttgtttcatacTTCTAACTGTTCAGAAAGTTGTCCCTTTGAAGAGAAAAATGCAAGTTTCAGTGTGAACAAACACAAATTCTAGTTTTTTTCCAAATCTTCGATGATTTTTCTAAGTGCTTATTtcaatttctgtttttgtcGAGCAAGCGCTAGAAGTGGACCACTAAACATTATGAAATATTCTTTACCTTTCACAAGAAATTAATGTTAGCAAATTATAAAACATGGCTGCGAATGTATTAGGTTCTCCTTTtgaattcttaaataaaaatggaaagagGAGGATGAGgattgtgactcaaacggatcaAGTCTTTTTTTTGATAGCTGGAATGAAGAATCCCAGCATAATCGGATCGAATAGTCTATTTCTCTTGCGAGAAGTGTGATAGGATGCCGTTGGAATGCCAGTGTGAATGCTGCAGATCACCGAGTTAAAGTGACATCATAATATCACCACCACCCTCTTTACCAGGAATTTTTGAGTTTTAATATGAAAGAAGATGGCACATGTCATAAAAGGGGAACATTGCTTAGGA
The genomic region above belongs to Hydractinia symbiolongicarpus strain clone_291-10 chromosome 4, HSymV2.1, whole genome shotgun sequence and contains:
- the LOC130640899 gene encoding coiled-coil domain-containing protein 97-like, whose amino-acid sequence is MAESVACANKIPEQQDKVEKRQTQQHFQENSMFLRIANTDVVVKSQQLGERDLTVDEKVQILKDLYYKNKTIFIYKFGHLLLAEDLICFNDPNNYELNFYTEKVKASLNPVTRDRIIRNRRYNYLQNVLKNTDYFADNELESRDPLLYRQYIDQHKTDEERMKEKDESLQTKTFSQFLFGTIDRDINNFRCELEVEAQNKEEEEDDEDDNNSSSKTEKDKEFEKYLDDKVPITNEEKERLHREFSELMQNRFLDGKDDFDYSEIDNNENYDNIRDQDFEDSYFDEEEPADCD